A window from Primulina eburnea isolate SZY01 chromosome 2, ASM2296580v1, whole genome shotgun sequence encodes these proteins:
- the LOC140823519 gene encoding homeobox-leucine zipper protein HAT5-like, with protein sequence MESDRIFFDPSCHGNMLFLGNGDSIFRGGRSVMNMEGTSRRRPFFSTSEELYDEEYYDEQLPGKKRRLTPEQVHSLEKSFEVENKLEPERKTQLAKKLGLQPRQVAVWFQNRRARWKTKQLERDFDQLKSSYDSLVFDYESISKENDKLKAELLSLTEKAKAEEKPVGESPAHHASNPVPTVALSCLQLTMKVEDPQSIGSDGGAVVDDDGPQLLDSGDSCFPCSHYPDCVVAAEEDDGSDNGGSYFEFVFPAAEHHHQEDVDVEPIGSFIWT encoded by the exons ATGGAATCTGATCGTATTTTCTTCGACCCCTCGTGCCACGGCAACATGCTTTTTCTTGGAAATGGTGACTCCATTTTCCGAG GAGGAAGATCAGTGATGAACATGGAGGGAACCTCGAGAAGGCGGCCCTTTTTCAGCACGTCAGAGGAGCTATACGACGAAGAGTATTACGACGAGCAGTTGCCGGGGAAGAAGCGCCGGCTGACTCCTGAGCAGGTGCACTCGCTGGAGAAGAGCTTCGAGGTTGAGAACAAACTGGAGCCGGAGCGGAAGACTCAGCTGGCGAAGAAGCTGGGGTTGCAGCCGAGGCAGGTAGCGGTTTGGTTCCAGAACCGCCGCGCACGGTGGAAGACTAAACAGCTTGAGAGGGATTTCGATCAGCTCAAATCCTCTTACGACTCACTCGTCTTCGATTATGAATCCATTTCCAAGGAAAATGACAAACTCAAAGCTGAG CTTCTTTCCTTGACGGAGAAGGCGAAAGCTGAAGAAAAGCCGGTCGGAGAATCACCGGCACATCATGCATCGAATCCAGTCCCGACAGTCGCACTGTCGTGCCTCCAGCTCACTATGAAGGTGGAAGATCCGCAAAGCATCGGCAGCGATGGCGGCGCTGTGGTGGACGACGACGGCCCTCAGCTGCTCGACAGCGGCGACTCCTGCTTCCCCTGCAGTCATTACCCCGATTGCGTGGTGGCTGCCGAGGAGGACGATGGCAGCGACAATGGCGGCAGCTATTTCGAATTCGTTTTCCCCGCGGCGGAGCACCACCACCAAGAGGATGTGGATGTGGAGCCGATCGGCTCGTTTATCTGGActtaa